The Pempheris klunzingeri isolate RE-2024b chromosome 15, fPemKlu1.hap1, whole genome shotgun sequence genome contains the following window.
atttattattcaaattcCAGGCACTTTTCAaacctttagattagattagattagattcaactttattgtcattacatctgtacagtacaaggcaatgaaatgcagtttggcatctaaccagaagtgcaatttgtagaaaaagtgcagaaatatatataaggtatgtacagaatatgCAGAATTACAGAATTACAGGTGCTATATACAGagtagtgctatgaacatgtgtgctagtaactacgatataaatataaatataatatacggaTTAGACTGAGAGtggaatgtacatataatacaggTGTATACAGATTGAGGTGATATACATATTACCTAGATTTAAATACTACTTTTCAAACCTTTAAATGACGACATTAAAATCCAAGCATTTACAAGGCAAATGCTGTACTCACTACATATGGACAGCAGAGAAGTACATTATGCTGGAGTGGTCTGAGACGTTTCTATggatttttacatgttttttgcCCACTGTGATGTGACTGGACAGCGACCTTTAGTTTACCAAAGTAAAGGTTTACATTACAGtaaattttgtttcatttcactggaaacacttaatCTGAAGAGGCACTAAAGGGAATACATCTCACTcaaaaaatactaaactaaataaccAGTActtcattccattcctgtctaaagtgtaaatatcctatggtgtaaatatttatttcatttcatcacaaccatatatttatatttatatttatatttatttttgctatttttgtcttttctattgctttgtttttttcactctccctgtttatattgttgctgctgtaacaagaaaatttccccctatgggggatcaaataaaggaAGTCTCAAAGTCTCAAagtcttcacctcctcttcagACCTTTGCTTTAAGCCTCTGAGAGATCACACATAGTGCTTGTGCtgtctgtacagtatgtacGAGGGTGTGTGCCTGTATGTTTCAACAGGGTGGGGGACTGACCAATGAATTCAGTGGTTTCACAAGAAGGAGCAGACCTTCTGCGGCCTGAAAGGATTGGTGCTGGAGGACACACCGGTGAGCAGAGGGTCCTGCAGGGCGTTCTGCATGCAAAACTGCTGGAGGTCTGCCGCTGCCTGGGAGACCTGGTGACAACAGAGGAACCaagatgtttaatgtttttgttttttttttcaaacaaaaggggggaaaaaggtGTTAAACGGGGACTTCAACCATTTTAGACTGTTCACTCCGGCCTGATAACATCATCAAGAAAAGTGGTGCTGAACTGCATTGTGGTAATTGTAGTACTAATACAAATAGAAAGCAAAGACATCTcggcctctgctgctttcataTTGACCACTTTTAAAATACTTCATTTGTGAGTCACCTTAGTTTATGGAAATACTAAAGTACTGCTGAAATCTAGTTatgatcaaatatttaaataatctCGACAAACGTAACACCcacattatttttcaaatctAATAACTTGGTTTAACTGGTACCGAAAGCTGTCTTGTTAGTTTGCCTCGTAACTTTACTGTAAAAAGTCAAATTGTTAGTTAAGTCTCAAGCAAGTTTGACTTTATGGTAAATTAAGCTAGGTTACAACCCGGGTCTTGATCGTTAATCTATAGTTAATAGATAGTTGCTAGCTGCTACTAGCTAGTTAAACCTCGACATTATCTCTTTTTTGTCCAATGTTGAGCGATTAATCCCACCAGTTTATCGCACTAAACCTTACTTAACTTAATACTTCCCCTTCGGTCCAAACAACGCCCTGTTGAGCCTGCGGACTAGCGGCTAACTTCGTGTAGCGCTGCTAGCCTCTGGCACCAGCTAGCTTCGTTAGCGGATCTGGGTTAACGGTGGAGGGTTCTGCCCCACAGTCatttagcagaaaaaaaagaaaacacaataagcACATCAAATACCTTCACTCTGTTTATGCTCGCCTCGAAGCGGAGCTGCTGTACGACTTTTTTCATGGCTACAAGATTGGAGGATCCCGACATTGTCGATGTGTTTTATTGAGAAAAAATAAACGCCGACTGGGTGGTGGGTGGGAGTCCGGGCTGGATGCTGAGACAAAAGCAAAGATGATCACATCCGGATTCCGGTTGTTCACACTTGTGACTGTGACTCCCATTCAAACACACTAGTGGGCGCCAAATTAAAGGCAGAATCAAACCTCTcattaaaaataatctttattgTGCCGGCAGAGCGggtgatcatcagtttcatgtCAATATAACATACGCTCCATTAAAATCATACTCATAATTTAATACATGTAGAATATGTAAACAATCAACTAAAACTTAAGTGTTCAATATATATCAACAAAGAGAAAACGAGATTTGACTTAAATATGTTCAAATCACCACTTGGTCGATACCCCTCCTTTGAATATAGCTTAAAATGTGATTTGTCAGTGTTGACTTGTttgtaaagaaatgaaatgaacaatgGCAGAATCATTAAAGTGCTTTCTTGTTTGACCAGCTTTGGTGAATAGTCTGTGCATGTCCATAACATTGTTTGTCCACTGCGAATtcaccgaaaaaaaaaaaaaaaggcactggAGATTCAAGTGAGGCTGTTGTCATCTTCACCCAAAGAGAAGATACTCAAGTCTCCACACCGAAGTCTGTTTTTTGACTTGAAGCGAGGGTCGCCATCTTCCATGGTGCTGGAGTCTTGCCAGCACCCCCGATTTGAATGTTTGGaagaactgaaaagaaaagccaaacaaacaaaataggTGTAAATAGGTGTGACATGGGACCAACACagccagcacaaacacagaagaactGCACAAATTAAGTCACAGCACTGCAAACATGCCTTGGAAACACCTTCAGCAGATACAGGCAATAGTAACTGAGTGACTTAATAATACCTGCTGTCTGGTATCAGGCGGAGTGTGCGGTACAGTTCGGTTGTGGATGGCACAGTAGAACTTTGTGTAGGTTTGGGAGTGGAAAACGTGGTGTACGTTGAGGATTTGGCCAGTGGAGCGTTAATGGAAGATATTCTCATCTCTGGCTCACTTCCTGAAATGGAGgggataataataaaaaaaaaaaagtccagcaTTAATAGAAAACTGCCATTATTAGTCTGTATGGATCCAGGGTTAAATGACACCGACTCACTGATTGATAAGGCACTTTGACCGTCAGACGAGGAACATCTCCTACGGTCTGTAAAGGGAGTCATGTTCAAAAACTGATTCTTGAGCCAAGCAGCACGGTCCTCCTGAAAGGCCTTTTTCTGTGGAatacaaaaagatgaaaaaataatgtaatgcaTTTACAATATCCACAATATGATTGAATAGCACTGTGGTACTACATTGGAAAACTGGAGTACCTCTCGCCCCAGGCGAATGGCAGCCTCTGTGAagttctttctctccctctcaaagTTTCTTTTCTGCTCCTCAAAGAGCCTCCATTCCTCTTTGAGGCGCTCCTTCTCCTCAAGTGTGTAGCAGTCATTAAGGAGAGCTGCTGTCTCGTCATCAAATGATGTGTTGAGTTGTTGCTGCACGGGCAGAAACGGACACACCCTTTTATCACTTTAGACCAAATTATTCTGTAGATTGTCCACATGTGGACATTGTGACATTTAATAATGTGCAACAGACAAGGGCTTATTTATCTGAACTGCAATTTCATCCCTTAATTTGCATTGGTTATGAGAAGCCTTTTCTATTGGTATTTAACCACACAGGCCTACTGACCATCTTTACTCTGACAAAACAGGCAGAGGCTtacctggaggagctgctgctgtgcatgAATGAACTCTTTGCACTGCTGCACTTCACGCCTCATTCTCTCCATCTCATCCTCATGGGTTTCCCTTGGTATCACCTCCTTATTGGACTCCAGCTGATTCTGCACTTGCGAGGCTTGGCAAACAAATACATCAACGGTTCATTATCTCAATTTCTTTCCAGGCAAACTGTATAACTAAATGCCTTAGAGAACAGTTATACATTTTTCCCAGAACCCACTATTTTACTAACTTCACATCAAGTTGCCTGTCAAAGAAAAACTGTTTGATGTATAACTTTATGTATAAAACTAGCAccactggagctgcagctgcagctatGTGACGATGTATGCGTATACCTTGGCTGTCTAACTTCTCCATGTGGCTCCTCAGTTTCCTCCACTGCAGGCGAATGCTGTTGGTGAGCTGCTCCCTAGCATGCTCACAGGATTGGTCCAGAGTTTCCCTGCTAGAGTCAGCCACCTTCTCCTCCCCGTCCGAATCAGCCTGACCAAAAACAGCGGAGGGTAAAGCCTGAGGAATGACTCTACACAAAGCCCTGCATCATTATGGACATTTATACTTGAGGGCTGGTGTGTCTGTCACTTGACAATCAAACTGCCAAAATGACAGCAGTGGGGTTTATATGCCACTGTGAAACAGAGTTTCTTCCGTTTACTTCATGCAATTCAAACAATGGCAACTAGGACTGAGTTCAAATTGGAGCTAATAAACCTTTCAACATACATGCTCATTTCTCCCCCAACATGCTCACAAGTCCATCTATTGTCCATTGGCAGAGCTTCAATAGGAACTACgcaataaattaatttctttgtgCTATACACAAAATGAGTGATTTTTCCAATGAAACACCTATTAAGTATAAAAACTGATTTTGCTAGTCAAACTTCATTTGTACCTGTCATTTGGATTTGAAAGTGTGGTTTAGCCAAATGTTCAGGCCACTCCCCAATGTGATGAAATAGGCTGTGAGACTGAGATCTATAACGCGTGTTCTTTTTAGTGCAGTAGTACCGTGAGAAAATATAATGACACAATACCTGCTCATGACTGTCATCAGCAGTGGCTCCTCTGCAAGAGGGCTGCCGTGGACTCAGGATATGCATCATCTCCTTCTTCATCTGCTGGAGGACTTTCTTAAGCTCAGCGTTCTCCAGCATCAAGGACCTCTGACTTGCCTCGTAGTCACTGAGCAAGGACTTGTACATCTCACCCTCGTGACTGCAGAGAGCAATACACAGATAGTGTTATCCAAGTGATGGTTGCACACTGTATAAACATGGTAAACAAGTGACTAGATGGCTTTCATGATACCTTGCTGTCGCTTTAACAGTCTTCCAGTGGCTCCTTTTTCCATCTGACCGTCCAAGGCAATTCAGTACATCAATAGCTAGTTAGGGAAAAACAGGTGGCCAAAATGTAATTAACTTGTTCTGAAATACCCAGAATAGAGAGCAATGTATATACATTTTTGCAGAAGTCTAGCATATTTACCTAGTTTCTTATCCTTTCTGTCGACCAGTAGCTGGCTGAGGCGCTCCTTGAGCtttgcagcttctctctctttcctcttggCATCGTGATTGTACTGAGAGGCGCGGCTGGCAATGACGCTCTGGAGCTTCTGAACCTGTCCAAGATGATCGAATTATCACTTTGGAAGGTTCATGCGTgtagttgcacattttgtaacacaaaaaaaaaaaaaaatgaatgcacattATAAAGTGAAATTATACCtcgtctttttctgttttcaagcAGCTCTGCAAAGTCTTTATTTTGAGTTGtagctgcctctctgtctcatgTAGACCCGATTTCTCCCTTATGGACAGTTCCAGCTGATcctggaaagaaaaacacatcaccTCTTATCATGAGCACAGTGAGATGGTGACATTTGCACATTACTTTAGGGTTAAAGCTACAATAGAGATTCCTGAGCAAACGCACATCCTAAAACTGGTATGTGTATCTGTGGATTTAATTTGACAGACTGTTAATACACCAACAATATCCACACATGTATTTGGGGCCAtgtattcatcatcatcatcaattatCTATTGAGAAGTTGAATATATCTAGTAAactaaaaacccactgtactACTCCATCATCTAAAATGAATGAGATACAAATAACCTTGATTTAATCACTGGTAAGTTTAAATAGAAGACTTATGTTTAGCCTAGTAAGCAGATACAACTGTAGAGATGAGGGAACATGGCAACCCTCTGTTCAAAATAGCACAAAGTAGTGAGACCTCTGAGCACAGTACTTGTAAGGTTTGTCCTTATTAGGCTTCTGTAGTACACTAgtcatattttattctttttggagcAGATGGTTTCCTTTCTGCCTCCTAGTGGTCAGAAATACAGCTAAAATACTAACTACACCTCATAGACATAGAGTCTGTGGGTACTTTGTGGGAGCTGGATCCAATCATACGTGCCTTTAGTCTGGAGTTGTTCATCTGCATGTGTTCCAAAGAGCTTGATTTCTTCAGCTGTTCCTTCTCGAGCTCCTCTAAAGTGCACATACTGCGTCTATGAATCTGGAGCACCTCATACATGGCATTCAGAGCTGGCACAGTCTTCATGCTTGCTCCCCCTGGTGAGCTGGCCTCGATACATGTGGAGGAGAGGCCCAGTGAGGCAAGCTCCTGTGAAAGAAAGAGGACTGCTTCAGTGACCCAACTACGTCAAGTGCAAATAACATATTGCAATTGTGTGCATTTAGCAGGGGCACTTTTTTCCAGAATTACCATCAAACCTAAGGTGAAGGTTGTAACTAGATTAACCTGATTTAGCATTTATTGTAAACACAGTATCTAAAGCAGGGCATTTCCATACCTGATTGATGTATGAGATGCACTGAGGAATGTTATCCTCTGTGCAAAAGGCACTAATCACACTGTAGGAGCTTCTGGACAGGGGCAAAGAGGAGTACATTGACACGAAGTTGTTCTGTCTCGAGGGGGACATTGTCACATGCGATATGCTGGAGATCTCATAGTTTCCTAAAAACCGAGAACAGTGAAGGAAATTATGGCGATTGTAGGAGCATTTACATCCACTGTACGTTCTCATTCTGGGAGGCTTGAATTAGGTTGCTGCTCCAAAATAGGACAAAAATATGGGCCACCTCTAGCAgatcccagaaaaaaaaaagcaaagatgacGTGCTTTCTATTCTTGAAACACTCTACCACACATAGCCAATTAGGAGAAATATTTACCCATAGATGTCCCTATTGGCACAGTCGTCCACCACTCTCCCATATCACCGACACATCAGGACATCAGGACGTGAGGTCATGAGTTTTCACCCGGGAGGTGGATTAGCAGTCAGGCGGTGGATCAGAGGCTCCCAGTGGAATTGAGCCCTGCAATGGAGCATCAAGCCATGAGATAGACCAGCAATAGATAATCTGGGCTGCTGCTTCACCCACACAGGATTAAACGTCAGATGTGTGCCAGTGAGGGTTATGTAGTTTGGGGTTTAAGAGGGTCCTCCTATTGGCCACTGGCAACTAAATCGCATAGTAGTGAGAGGATCTCAGCCCCAAGCCAAAAGATTTAaacagatattaaaaaaaaaaggagagaaacatTATGGACACCATGCACTTAACCtgagagtgcatgtgtgtttttagaccTTGACATGCTCTGGTCAAACAGGCTGGACCAGATATCCAGCTAAACTTGCCACTCCCACAACTTTACAACGCACTGAAATGTTCCCACTTGTGTTCAGGGACTGTCAGACATATTGTGTGGATGAACAAAAGGGCGAAAGCTCGCAGTCGTGTCCAGTAATGCGACAGTAAAAGCTTGAGAGCATCGTGTTGGTGAGGACTATAAGTCATCACAGGTGCCCGTTTTTCTCTGACTGCCAAGTCAATGTGCATCTCAGCAAACTCTCTCCTAATGTTCTTATCTAACaaaccagaaaacacacaactttTATCTGAAGTTACAGCCACTGAGGCGGAGATAAAGTCAAGTGTGGTTTGGCTTAATTTAGTAGTTTTACCTTAACGTTAAATGATAGAAAAGAGGTCTTCTTACTTTAAGAGTTACTGTTAAATGACCTCACCGGGTAACGTTTGACaggttagctaacgttagcttgtttGCTAACCTGCAGTTGGTTAAAGACGTGTTTTTATTACAAGTTTATAGtgaaataatatataaactTTAGTAATGAGTAGTATGCTAGTACGGTTCAGCTAACATTAGGTAACCCAGCACAATATCCCAATTTGTAGGGATGAACTCGATGCTAAGACGCTGCGTAGGAATGTACTAACTGCTATCGTTGTTGTTGCTAACCTGCATACTAACCAGCTGTGTGCTAAGTTAAATGCACTCACGGGTGAAGTGGGTCAACTCAATCCGATAGTTGCCAAGTTGCGCCGACG
Protein-coding sequences here:
- the ssx2ipa gene encoding synovial sarcoma, X breakpoint 2 interacting protein a, with the protein product MGEWWTTVPIGTSMGNYEISSISHVTMSPSRQNNFVSMYSSLPLSRSSYSVISAFCTEDNIPQCISYINQELASLGLSSTCIEASSPGGASMKTVPALNAMYEVLQIHRRSMCTLEELEKEQLKKSSSLEHMQMNNSRLKDQLELSIREKSGLHETERQLQLKIKTLQSCLKTEKDEVQKLQSVIASRASQYNHDAKRKEREAAKLKERLSQLLVDRKDKKLAIDVLNCLGRSDGKRSHWKTVKATASHEGEMYKSLLSDYEASQRSLMLENAELKKVLQQMKKEMMHILSPRQPSCRGATADDSHEQADSDGEEKVADSSRETLDQSCEHAREQLTNSIRLQWRKLRSHMEKLDSQASQVQNQLESNKEVIPRETHEDEMERMRREVQQCKEFIHAQQQLLQQQLNTSFDDETAALLNDCYTLEEKERLKEEWRLFEEQKRNFERERKNFTEAAIRLGREKKAFQEDRAAWLKNQFLNMTPFTDRRRCSSSDGQSALSIRSEPEMRISSINAPLAKSSTYTTFSTPKPTQSSTVPSTTELYRTLRLIPDSSSSKHSNRGCWQDSSTMEDGDPRFKSKNRLRCGDLSIFSLGEDDNSLT
- the LOC139214073 gene encoding guanine nucleotide-binding protein G(I)/G(S)/G(O) subunit gamma-5, giving the protein MSGSSNLVAMKKVVQQLRFEASINRVKVSQAAADLQQFCMQNALQDPLLTGVSSSTNPFRPQKVCSFL